One segment of Curtobacterium sp. MR_MD2014 DNA contains the following:
- a CDS encoding ATP-dependent zinc protease family protein — translation MARNPTIAGWREWAALPGLDLPWIKVKLDTGARSSALHAFDLEELPGDRVRFSVHPWQDTDADAVTHECDVHDRRIVRSSTGHTQERIVVLTPITLAGRTIDAEVTLSNRDQMGFRMLVGREALRQGFLVDPARSFMAGRAPKEIRRRNRGRA, via the coding sequence ATGGCCCGGAACCCGACGATCGCAGGATGGCGTGAGTGGGCTGCCCTGCCCGGGCTGGACCTGCCCTGGATCAAGGTGAAGCTCGACACCGGGGCGCGGAGCTCGGCACTGCACGCGTTCGACCTCGAGGAGCTCCCCGGCGACCGCGTCCGCTTCTCGGTGCACCCGTGGCAGGACACCGACGCCGACGCCGTCACGCACGAGTGCGACGTGCACGACCGACGGATCGTCCGGAGCTCGACGGGGCACACGCAGGAACGCATCGTCGTGCTGACGCCGATCACGCTCGCGGGTCGCACGATCGACGCCGAGGTCACGCTGAGCAACCGCGACCAGATGGGCTTCCGCATGCTCGTCGGCCGCGAGGCGCTGCGCCAGGGCTTCCTGGTCGACCCCGCGCGGTCGTTCATGGCCGGCCGGGCCCCGAAGGAGATCCGGCGGCGCAACCGCGGTCGCGCCTGA
- a CDS encoding peroxiredoxin-like family protein — translation MTDQTIARQVDDFNQGFTTQIGPELSAVFDGEQADLRASGVPDGVVGVGETAPDARLVTPTGDETSFAAVRGSTPTVVVFYRGAWCPYCNITLRTYQQELLPALRERGVQLVAVSPQTPEAAEQSIANGELEFPVLTDPENVLAGRFGIVTEPSDAARAAHTQLGFDVADSNADDTAAIPFPSVFVIDADGVVRSADVHVDYTTRTEVADVLTAVDALVVPAP, via the coding sequence GTGACCGACCAGACCATCGCCCGCCAGGTGGACGACTTCAACCAGGGCTTCACCACCCAGATCGGCCCGGAGCTGTCCGCGGTCTTCGACGGCGAGCAGGCCGACCTGCGCGCCTCGGGGGTGCCCGACGGGGTCGTCGGTGTCGGCGAGACCGCCCCGGACGCGCGACTCGTCACCCCGACCGGCGACGAGACGTCGTTCGCCGCCGTCCGCGGCTCCACACCGACCGTCGTCGTCTTCTACCGCGGCGCCTGGTGCCCCTACTGCAACATCACGCTGCGCACCTACCAGCAGGAGCTCCTGCCGGCGCTGCGGGAGCGGGGCGTCCAGCTCGTCGCGGTCTCGCCGCAGACGCCGGAGGCCGCCGAGCAGTCGATCGCGAACGGGGAGCTGGAGTTCCCGGTGCTGACCGACCCGGAGAACGTGCTCGCCGGACGCTTCGGCATCGTCACGGAGCCGAGCGACGCCGCGCGGGCGGCGCACACGCAGCTCGGGTTCGACGTCGCCGACAGCAACGCCGACGACACCGCGGCGATCCCGTTCCCGTCGGTCTTCGTGATCGACGCGGACGGCGTGGTCCGCTCCGCTGACGTGCACGTCGACTACACGACGCGCACCGAGGTCGCGGACGTGCTGACCGCGGTCGACGCCCTGGTGGTCCCCGCGCCCTGA
- a CDS encoding TetR/AcrR family transcriptional regulator, translating into MAMRPGTEQRVLDAAEELFFTRGIAATPVDAVLERAGVSSATLYRGYPSKEALVAAALDRRHDDWVATWDRALERATDDRGRLLAVFDALDEYRSTPTGSRWCAFLGTAAEYVDAPEDLRAVLDRETDTLRRRLTETARPLVGDRAPALAEQLLLVVSGALAMRLRDPAADSATARAVASALLP; encoded by the coding sequence ATGGCGATGCGTCCAGGGACCGAGCAACGGGTGCTCGACGCCGCCGAGGAACTGTTCTTCACCCGCGGGATCGCGGCGACCCCCGTCGACGCGGTGCTCGAACGCGCGGGGGTGTCGTCGGCGACGCTCTACCGCGGGTACCCGAGCAAGGAGGCCCTGGTCGCCGCGGCGCTCGACCGACGACACGACGACTGGGTCGCGACGTGGGACCGTGCCCTCGAGCGGGCGACCGACGACCGCGGCCGCCTGCTCGCCGTGTTCGACGCGCTCGACGAGTACCGGTCCACCCCGACGGGCTCCCGCTGGTGCGCCTTCCTCGGCACCGCTGCCGAGTACGTCGATGCCCCGGAGGACCTGCGCGCCGTCCTCGACCGCGAGACCGACACCCTGCGACGGCGGCTGACGGAGACGGCTCGTCCGCTCGTCGGCGACCGTGCCCCGGCGCTCGCCGAGCAGCTGCTGCTCGTCGTCTCGGGTGCGCTGGCGATGCGCCTGCGCGACCCCGCTGCGGACTCCGCCACCGCACGCGCGGTCGCGTCCGCACTCCTGCCCTGA
- a CDS encoding MFS transporter — protein sequence MKRSFSLPTSVLLASGLGLVAATYGLVRLAFGLFLPDVQRDLGFGTDVGGAVSSGASVLYCTGAVVGFLLAGRAARWLVVGAALTAGLGAITTAASATTVVFGVAAVVASTGAGLASPAMVQLVAGRLDGAARDRAQAVVNSGTGPGLVAAGVLALVLLPDWRTAWAAAGVVTLLVGAVVFLAAGRRAPDARSTPAAAQRSALQRPAVRRPAVRRPALRAALPGRSWFGAQVVPVVVALLLGAGSAVVWTYGRSALVGAGVPSGLTVVAWIALGAGGASVAVTARWTSGLPAARLWLLTTTLAAVAVLTLGLLPHVVGAALVACALFGWGYTAATGALIAWTTEIDQDHAAAGTALLFVVLVAGQALGAAAAGVLVGPAGTATTFTAAAAVVAVAATTPLVVARRDLRPAAPTR from the coding sequence GTGAAACGATCGTTTTCGTTACCGACCTCCGTCCTGCTCGCGAGCGGGCTGGGGCTCGTCGCTGCGACCTACGGCCTGGTGCGCCTGGCGTTCGGGCTCTTCCTGCCGGACGTCCAGCGCGACCTCGGCTTCGGCACGGACGTCGGCGGTGCGGTGTCCTCGGGCGCCTCGGTCCTGTACTGCACCGGTGCCGTCGTGGGGTTCCTGCTCGCGGGCCGCGCTGCCCGGTGGCTCGTCGTGGGCGCGGCGCTCACCGCAGGCCTCGGCGCGATCACGACGGCGGCGAGCGCGACGACCGTCGTGTTCGGGGTGGCCGCCGTGGTGGCGTCGACCGGGGCCGGGCTGGCGTCGCCGGCGATGGTGCAGCTGGTCGCCGGCCGGCTCGACGGCGCCGCACGCGACCGGGCCCAGGCGGTGGTGAACTCCGGGACGGGCCCGGGGCTCGTCGCGGCCGGGGTCCTCGCGCTCGTGCTGCTGCCGGACTGGCGCACCGCCTGGGCCGCCGCCGGCGTGGTCACGCTGCTGGTCGGGGCGGTGGTGTTCCTCGCGGCCGGAAGAAGAGCACCGGACGCGCGCTCCACCCCGGCAGCGGCCCAGCGCTCCGCGCTCCAGCGCCCCGCGGTCCGGCGCCCCGCGGTTCGGCGCCCCGCGCTCCGCGCGGCGCTCCCGGGACGGTCGTGGTTCGGCGCACAGGTCGTGCCGGTCGTGGTCGCGCTCCTCCTCGGTGCGGGCTCGGCGGTGGTCTGGACCTACGGCCGCTCAGCGCTCGTCGGAGCCGGCGTGCCGAGCGGACTGACGGTCGTCGCGTGGATCGCGCTCGGCGCCGGCGGGGCCTCGGTCGCGGTGACGGCACGGTGGACGAGCGGGCTGCCCGCTGCCCGCCTGTGGCTGCTGACGACGACGCTCGCCGCCGTCGCGGTGCTCACGCTCGGCCTGCTGCCCCACGTCGTCGGGGCCGCACTGGTGGCGTGCGCGCTGTTCGGGTGGGGCTACACCGCGGCGACGGGCGCGCTCATCGCCTGGACGACCGAGATCGACCAGGACCACGCGGCCGCGGGCACCGCGCTGCTCTTCGTGGTGCTCGTCGCCGGCCAGGCACTCGGGGCAGCGGCGGCCGGCGTGCTGGTCGGGCCAGCGGGCACGGCGACGACCTTCACCGCGGCAGCCGCCGTCGTGGCGGTCGCTGCCACCACACCGCTCGTCGTCGCCCGGCGGGACCTGCGGCCGGCGGCACCCACCCGGTAG
- a CDS encoding sensor histidine kinase has translation MGWTREGWARLPVGPREHRQDALLALVLGVGLAVTTTLYGAAGVYEDDQAPWWVSALMVVANAAPIAFRRRWPMTVAVVSALAFAATQLLHVPEIILVNFTLFIALYTVGAWCSDRIRAEVVRWVIIGGMFAWVFLALSFGWAVPNALPNDDDALIPPYIAYSLVNILINVLYFGGAWYAGNRAWAAAVAKHDLAERTAELAAERERTAAQAITLERVRIARELHDVVAHHVSLMGVQAGAARRVVGRDPEQATASLTVVEDSARTAVEELRRMLGTLREDDPGASATDTAPSTAGLGRMPELVDAVRSSGRDAGLVVVGDERSVPPTVGAVAFRIAQEAVTNVVKHAGPTARADLRLRYLDDGIEVEVADDGHGAGAVRDPAGSGLGHVGMRERVAAVGGRIEIGPRARGGYLVRAWLPTT, from the coding sequence ATGGGGTGGACGAGGGAGGGGTGGGCCCGGTTGCCCGTCGGACCGCGGGAGCACCGGCAGGACGCACTGCTCGCGCTCGTGCTCGGCGTCGGGTTGGCCGTCACGACCACGCTGTACGGCGCCGCGGGCGTCTACGAGGACGACCAGGCGCCGTGGTGGGTGTCGGCGCTCATGGTGGTCGCGAACGCCGCGCCGATCGCGTTCCGCCGCCGCTGGCCGATGACCGTCGCCGTCGTGTCCGCGCTGGCGTTCGCCGCGACCCAGCTGCTCCACGTCCCCGAGATCATCCTCGTCAACTTCACCCTCTTCATCGCGCTGTACACGGTCGGGGCGTGGTGCTCGGACCGGATCCGCGCCGAGGTGGTCCGCTGGGTGATCATCGGCGGGATGTTCGCGTGGGTGTTCCTCGCGCTCTCGTTCGGGTGGGCGGTGCCGAACGCGCTGCCGAACGACGACGACGCCCTGATCCCGCCGTACATCGCGTACTCGCTCGTGAACATCCTCATCAACGTGCTGTACTTCGGCGGCGCCTGGTACGCCGGCAACCGCGCGTGGGCAGCCGCGGTGGCCAAGCACGACCTCGCCGAACGCACCGCGGAGCTCGCCGCCGAACGAGAGCGCACGGCCGCCCAGGCGATCACCCTCGAGCGCGTGCGGATCGCCCGCGAGCTGCACGACGTCGTGGCCCACCACGTGTCGCTGATGGGTGTCCAGGCCGGAGCCGCCCGACGCGTGGTCGGCCGCGACCCGGAGCAGGCGACCGCCTCGCTCACGGTGGTCGAGGACAGCGCACGCACCGCGGTCGAGGAACTCCGCCGGATGCTGGGGACCCTGCGCGAGGACGACCCCGGCGCGAGCGCGACCGACACCGCGCCGAGCACGGCCGGGCTCGGTCGGATGCCGGAGCTGGTCGACGCCGTCCGCTCCTCGGGCCGGGACGCCGGGCTCGTCGTGGTCGGTGACGAGCGCTCGGTGCCGCCGACCGTCGGGGCCGTGGCGTTCCGCATCGCGCAGGAGGCCGTGACGAACGTCGTCAAGCACGCCGGCCCCACCGCCCGCGCGGACCTGCGCCTGCGGTACCTCGACGACGGCATCGAGGTCGAGGTCGCCGACGACGGACACGGCGCCGGCGCGGTCCGCGACCCCGCCGGCAGCGGGCTGGGCCACGTCGGCATGCGGGAGCGCGTCGCCGCCGTGGGCGGTCGCATCGAGATCGGGCCCCGCGCCCGGGGAGGGTACCTGGTACGGGCATGGCTGCCGACGACCTGA
- a CDS encoding response regulator: MAADDLTIVLADDQDLVRAGFRVILESEPGFRVVGEAPDGGAAVDAVVALRPDVVCLDVQMPGVDGLEAARRIGALPDPPAVLVLTTFDDDDALFQALEAGASGFLLKNASPERLIDAVRTVAAGDALLAPDVTRRVISRATAGHGPTCPAHAGHTASPVDDGAAAIAAAGLTEREAEVLRLLARGCSNAEIARALFVGEATVKTHVSNVLQKTGVRDRIQAVVWAFEHGVSSAA, encoded by the coding sequence ATGGCTGCCGACGACCTGACGATCGTGCTCGCGGACGACCAGGACCTGGTGCGTGCCGGCTTCCGCGTCATCCTGGAGTCCGAGCCGGGCTTCCGCGTGGTCGGCGAGGCCCCGGACGGCGGCGCCGCGGTCGACGCGGTCGTCGCGCTGCGACCCGACGTCGTGTGCCTCGACGTCCAGATGCCCGGCGTCGACGGGCTCGAGGCGGCACGACGCATCGGCGCGCTCCCGGACCCGCCGGCGGTGCTCGTGCTCACCACGTTCGACGACGACGACGCCCTGTTCCAGGCGCTCGAGGCGGGGGCGAGCGGGTTCCTGCTGAAGAACGCCTCCCCCGAACGGCTGATCGACGCCGTCCGCACGGTCGCCGCCGGGGACGCCCTGCTCGCCCCCGACGTCACGCGCCGGGTGATCAGCCGCGCGACCGCCGGGCACGGGCCCACCTGCCCAGCGCACGCCGGCCACACGGCGTCCCCGGTCGACGACGGTGCGGCCGCCATCGCCGCCGCGGGGCTCACCGAACGCGAGGCCGAGGTCCTGCGACTGCTCGCGCGCGGCTGCAGCAACGCCGAGATCGCCCGCGCGCTCTTCGTCGGCGAGGCGACCGTCAAGACGCACGTGTCGAACGTCCTGCAGAAGACCGGCGTGCGCGACCGCATCCAGGCGGTCGTGTGGGCCTTCGAGCACGGCGTCTCCTCCGCGGCCTGA
- a CDS encoding ABC transporter ATP-binding protein, translating to MLTIEGVTKHFGDRRVLDDVGFSVGSGRLTGFVGGNGAGKTTTMRILLGVLQADTGRVSIDGTEVGPTDRRRFGYMPEERGLYPKMPVAEQITYLARLHGVDKRTAGQRTTALLERLDLTQHASDAVEKLSLGNQQRVQVAAALVHDPEVLVLDEPFSGLDPMAVDTVLGVLREQAARGVPVLFSSHQLDVVERLCDDVVVIADGTIRAAGSQEDLRRSAGPAAWELLVDGDVAWIRDEPGVTVREFDGGYAVFEADEPTAQRILQRAVQHGTVGSFAPRVPRLSEVFREVVR from the coding sequence ATGCTCACCATCGAAGGCGTGACGAAGCACTTCGGCGACCGCCGGGTGCTCGACGACGTGGGGTTCTCGGTCGGCAGCGGCCGGCTGACCGGGTTCGTCGGCGGCAACGGCGCCGGCAAGACCACCACCATGCGGATCCTGCTCGGCGTCCTGCAGGCCGACACCGGGCGCGTGTCGATCGACGGCACCGAGGTCGGCCCGACCGACCGCCGCCGCTTCGGCTACATGCCCGAGGAACGCGGGCTCTACCCGAAGATGCCGGTCGCCGAGCAGATCACCTACCTCGCACGCCTGCACGGTGTCGACAAGCGGACCGCGGGGCAGCGGACCACCGCGCTGCTCGAACGACTCGACCTCACGCAGCACGCGAGCGACGCCGTCGAGAAGCTCTCGCTCGGCAACCAGCAGCGCGTGCAGGTCGCTGCGGCGCTCGTCCACGACCCCGAGGTCCTGGTGCTCGACGAGCCCTTCTCGGGCCTCGACCCGATGGCCGTCGACACCGTGCTCGGCGTGCTCCGCGAGCAGGCGGCGAGGGGTGTCCCGGTGCTCTTCTCGAGCCACCAGCTCGACGTGGTCGAGCGGCTGTGCGACGACGTCGTCGTGATCGCCGACGGGACGATCCGTGCCGCCGGCTCCCAGGAGGACCTGCGCCGCAGCGCCGGCCCCGCCGCGTGGGAGCTGCTCGTCGACGGCGACGTCGCGTGGATCCGCGACGAACCCGGCGTGACCGTGCGCGAGTTCGACGGCGGGTACGCGGTGTTCGAGGCCGACGAGCCCACGGCGCAGCGCATCCTGCAGCGCGCCGTCCAGCACGGCACGGTGGGCTCGTTCGCCCCGCGCGTGCCCCGTCTCAGCGAGGTCTTCCGGGAGGTCGTCCGATGA
- a CDS encoding ABC transporter permease gives MTSHFVDAVRLVTVREIQARVRSKAFVVSAAILVLAVVVSVVIAGIIGKATADDTTPVAVVDGVSLQSTDGLDVTPTTTVAQAERLVRSGDVDAAVVPSDDTLGYSVVGLEDTPTDVVGALSVTPAVELLQPGTLSAGLVSAIGILFGVVFFTSAVTFGSSIAQSVVEEKSTRVVEILMAAIPARALLAGKVLGSSIMAFAQIIAIAIAGAVALAVTGQDNLFTLLGPSVLWFVGFFAVGFVLIAALFAASAVLVSRQEDVGSVTMPVMLLVMIPYILIVSAADNETIVGIMSYVPFSAPIGMPMRIFLGTAEWWEPILSLLLVAASVVVVVAVGARVYENALLRTGGRVKLTEAIRG, from the coding sequence ATGACCAGCCACTTCGTCGACGCCGTCCGGCTCGTGACCGTCCGCGAGATCCAGGCCCGCGTCCGCAGCAAGGCCTTCGTGGTCTCCGCCGCGATCCTGGTGCTCGCCGTCGTCGTGTCCGTCGTCATCGCGGGCATCATCGGCAAGGCGACCGCCGACGACACCACGCCCGTCGCGGTGGTCGACGGCGTCTCGCTGCAGTCCACCGACGGCCTCGACGTCACCCCGACCACCACCGTCGCCCAGGCCGAGCGCCTCGTGCGGAGCGGTGACGTGGACGCCGCCGTCGTGCCGTCCGACGACACCCTCGGGTACAGCGTCGTCGGGCTCGAGGACACCCCGACCGACGTCGTCGGTGCCCTCAGCGTCACCCCTGCGGTGGAGCTCCTGCAGCCCGGCACGCTCTCGGCGGGCCTGGTGTCCGCCATCGGCATCCTGTTCGGCGTCGTCTTCTTCACCTCCGCCGTGACCTTCGGGTCGTCGATCGCGCAGAGCGTCGTCGAGGAGAAGTCGACGCGGGTGGTCGAGATCCTGATGGCCGCCATCCCGGCCCGTGCCCTGCTCGCCGGGAAGGTGCTCGGCAGCAGCATCATGGCGTTCGCGCAGATCATCGCCATCGCGATCGCCGGCGCCGTGGCCCTCGCGGTCACCGGGCAGGACAACCTGTTCACGTTGCTCGGCCCCAGCGTGCTCTGGTTCGTCGGCTTCTTCGCCGTCGGCTTCGTGCTCATCGCCGCGCTGTTCGCCGCGTCCGCCGTGCTCGTCTCCCGCCAGGAGGACGTCGGCAGTGTCACGATGCCCGTGATGCTCCTCGTGATGATCCCGTACATCCTCATCGTCTCGGCGGCGGACAACGAGACGATCGTCGGGATCATGTCGTACGTCCCGTTCAGCGCGCCGATCGGGATGCCCATGCGGATCTTCCTCGGCACCGCCGAGTGGTGGGAGCCGATCCTGTCGCTGCTGCTCGTCGCCGCGTCGGTCGTCGTGGTCGTCGCCGTGGGCGCGCGCGTCTACGAGAACGCGCTGCTGCGGACCGGCGGACGGGTGAAGCTGACGGAGGCGATCCGCGGCTGA
- a CDS encoding YeiH family protein produces the protein MPLSRPALVAALPGVALAVVIGVAATLVGRAVPVVGGPVPAVLLGALVGWLVRRRRAQDDGAADLGGLQPGVKFASSRVLQAAVVLLGAQLSIGEVLRIGGETLPVMLTTLVVCLVAAWGIGRLLRVSSTLRTLIGVGTGICGASAIAAVTPVVGAASAEVAYALSTIFLCNIAAVFVFPLVGHALGLSQHAFGVFAGTAVNDTSSVVATATVYGRQATDTAVVVKLVRTLMIIPIVIGLAGLEARRTARTQPAAVDGTGRAGGVRVLRLVPWFLVGFLVVVLLRTTGVLPAAAAPGFSTAATFLITVALAAVGVSTDFSALRRAGFRPMLLGIVLWVLVAGTSLGVQAAFGQL, from the coding sequence ATGCCCCTGTCCCGCCCGGCGCTCGTCGCTGCCCTGCCCGGTGTCGCGCTCGCCGTCGTGATCGGCGTCGCCGCGACCCTGGTCGGCCGCGCGGTCCCTGTCGTCGGCGGTCCGGTGCCGGCCGTCCTGCTCGGTGCGCTGGTCGGCTGGCTCGTCCGGCGTCGACGGGCCCAGGACGACGGAGCAGCCGACCTCGGTGGGCTCCAGCCCGGCGTGAAGTTCGCGTCGAGCCGCGTCCTGCAGGCAGCGGTCGTGCTCCTCGGCGCACAGCTGTCGATCGGCGAGGTCCTGCGCATCGGCGGCGAGACCCTCCCCGTGATGCTCACCACGCTCGTGGTGTGCCTCGTCGCGGCGTGGGGGATCGGTCGGCTGCTCCGGGTGTCGAGCACGCTCCGGACGCTCATCGGGGTCGGCACGGGCATCTGCGGCGCATCGGCCATCGCCGCCGTCACCCCCGTGGTCGGTGCCGCCAGCGCCGAGGTCGCCTACGCCCTGTCGACGATCTTCCTCTGCAACATCGCCGCGGTCTTCGTCTTCCCGCTCGTCGGCCACGCGCTCGGCCTGTCCCAGCACGCGTTCGGCGTCTTCGCCGGGACCGCCGTGAACGACACGTCCTCCGTCGTCGCGACCGCCACGGTCTACGGCCGTCAGGCGACGGACACCGCCGTCGTCGTCAAGCTCGTGCGGACCCTGATGATCATCCCGATCGTGATCGGGCTCGCCGGCCTGGAGGCGCGCCGCACCGCCCGCACGCAGCCCGCCGCCGTCGACGGTACGGGTCGCGCCGGGGGCGTCCGCGTGCTGCGGCTGGTCCCGTGGTTCCTGGTCGGCTTCCTCGTCGTGGTCCTGCTCCGGACCACCGGGGTCCTGCCCGCGGCTGCGGCCCCGGGGTTCTCGACGGCGGCGACGTTCCTCATCACGGTGGCGCTGGCGGCCGTCGGGGTCTCGACGGACTTCTCGGCGCTGCGCCGGGCCGGGTTCCGGCCGATGCTGCTCGGCATCGTGCTGTGGGTGCTCGTCGCGGGGACGAGCCTGGGCGTGCAGGCGGCCTTCGGTCAGCTCTGA
- a CDS encoding LppP/LprE family lipoprotein: protein MRTTRHSRPAGLLLIVAGASLALAGCTGGGAGGPTATVTRTVTPSNSASSSSSTTGSGTPGPSSTPTVTPSCGPSDGAAAAAGPIADLPLPAGLESARWDASNADTSVYDGCAALSAVTVSVVDGTASSPVAILLFHDGTYLGTATKEQYPFVPQVTRESAGTIRVEYRYPQGADSNADPSGRATATYTWDDAAGRVEMSGDVPPAR, encoded by the coding sequence ATGCGCACCACACGTCACTCCCGTCCCGCCGGCCTGCTCCTGATCGTCGCCGGGGCGTCCCTCGCCCTCGCGGGGTGCACCGGCGGGGGCGCCGGTGGCCCGACCGCGACCGTCACGCGGACGGTCACGCCCTCGAACTCGGCGTCGTCCTCGTCGTCGACGACGGGCAGCGGGACCCCGGGCCCGTCGTCGACGCCGACCGTGACACCCTCCTGCGGACCGTCCGACGGGGCCGCCGCCGCCGCTGGTCCGATCGCCGACCTCCCGCTGCCCGCCGGCCTCGAGTCGGCGCGGTGGGACGCGTCGAACGCCGACACCTCGGTCTACGACGGCTGCGCCGCGCTGTCCGCGGTGACCGTCAGCGTCGTCGACGGCACCGCGAGCTCGCCGGTCGCGATCCTGCTCTTCCACGACGGGACGTACCTGGGGACGGCGACGAAGGAGCAGTACCCGTTCGTCCCGCAGGTGACGCGGGAGTCCGCGGGGACGATCCGCGTCGAGTACCGCTACCCGCAGGGTGCGGACAGCAACGCCGACCCCTCCGGCCGAGCGACCGCGACGTACACGTGGGACGACGCTGCCGGTCGCGTTGAGATGTCCGGAGACGTCCCGCCCGCCCGGTGA
- a CDS encoding ABC transporter permease subunit yields MSAATATAMPDRVGLGFGRLVRSEWIKFRSIRSTWWCYAIIVALTIGLGALLGLYAPIVGLPEGAEVTQAVANAQIVNLSISSVGFTVLVAAVLGVLIITGEYGTGQVRSTFTADPGRTGAILAKAVVLAVATFVVSAAATWIGVVLVALFQADKGVHADLADPAVFMPILGSSVYVTGIALLAFGIGLLVRSSAGGIAIALGVLLVLPIVLQLFAGLVDQQWLLDVSRFLPDQAGSQLYTYERSAGQPAPEGVVLNGWAGGGVLAAWVVAIGVLALAAVKKRDV; encoded by the coding sequence ATGAGCGCCGCGACGGCCACCGCGATGCCCGACCGCGTCGGACTCGGGTTCGGTCGACTCGTCCGCAGCGAGTGGATCAAGTTCCGCAGCATCCGGTCGACGTGGTGGTGCTACGCCATCATCGTCGCGCTGACCATCGGGCTCGGTGCGCTGCTCGGGCTCTACGCGCCGATCGTCGGTCTGCCCGAGGGCGCCGAGGTGACCCAGGCGGTCGCGAACGCCCAGATCGTCAACCTCAGCATCTCGTCGGTCGGCTTCACCGTGCTGGTCGCCGCGGTCCTGGGTGTCCTCATCATCACGGGTGAGTACGGCACCGGGCAGGTGCGCTCGACCTTCACGGCCGACCCCGGGCGCACCGGCGCGATCCTCGCCAAGGCCGTCGTCCTCGCCGTGGCCACCTTCGTGGTCAGTGCAGCGGCGACGTGGATCGGGGTCGTGCTCGTCGCGCTGTTCCAGGCGGACAAGGGCGTGCACGCCGACCTGGCCGACCCCGCCGTCTTCATGCCGATCCTCGGTTCGTCGGTCTACGTCACGGGGATCGCACTGCTCGCCTTCGGCATCGGCCTCCTGGTCCGGTCGAGCGCCGGTGGCATCGCGATCGCGCTCGGCGTGCTGCTCGTCCTGCCGATCGTGCTGCAGCTCTTCGCGGGGCTGGTGGACCAGCAGTGGCTCCTCGACGTGTCCCGCTTCCTGCCCGACCAGGCCGGCAGCCAGCTCTACACCTACGAGCGGTCCGCGGGCCAGCCCGCACCCGAGGGCGTCGTGCTGAACGGTTGGGCCGGCGGCGGGGTCCTGGCAGCGTGGGTCGTCGCGATCGGTGTCCTCGCCCTGGCCGCGGTCAAGAAGCGCGACGTCTGA
- a CDS encoding ABC transporter ATP-binding protein has product MIEIEHLSKRYGAKTAVDDISFVVRPGSVTGFLGPNGAGKSTTMRMIMGLDTPTSGRVRVNGQDYRSFRDPLRQVGALLEAKAVHSGRSAYNHLLSLAATHGIPKSRVHHVIELTGLESVAKKRVGGFSLGMGQRLGIAAALLGDPRTLILDEPVNGLDPDGVVWVRQLARHLASEGRTVFLSSHLMSEMAQTADRVVVLGRGKVLADAPIAEFVSGSGQGGGARTLVRTPHPDQLFDAVGSAASSITPREDGAFVVVGPDAQQIGTIAARAGAVLHELTPMGASLEEAYMALTKDEVEYQAEVAR; this is encoded by the coding sequence GTGATCGAGATCGAGCATCTGTCCAAGCGCTACGGCGCCAAGACCGCCGTCGACGACATCTCCTTCGTCGTCCGTCCCGGCAGCGTCACCGGCTTCCTCGGGCCGAACGGCGCCGGGAAGTCCACGACCATGCGGATGATCATGGGCCTCGACACGCCCACGTCCGGACGCGTCCGGGTGAACGGCCAGGACTACCGGTCCTTCCGCGACCCGCTCCGCCAGGTCGGCGCGCTGCTCGAGGCGAAGGCCGTCCACTCCGGGCGCAGCGCGTACAACCACCTGCTCTCGCTCGCGGCGACGCACGGCATCCCGAAGTCCCGCGTGCACCACGTGATCGAGCTCACCGGCCTCGAGTCGGTCGCGAAGAAGCGCGTCGGCGGGTTCTCCCTCGGCATGGGGCAGCGGCTCGGCATCGCGGCGGCACTGCTCGGCGACCCGAGGACCCTGATCCTGGACGAGCCGGTCAACGGCCTCGACCCGGACGGCGTCGTGTGGGTGCGCCAGCTCGCCCGGCACCTGGCGTCCGAGGGACGCACGGTCTTCCTCTCCAGTCACCTCATGAGCGAGATGGCGCAGACGGCCGACCGCGTGGTCGTGCTCGGCCGCGGCAAGGTCCTGGCCGACGCCCCGATCGCGGAGTTCGTCTCGGGCAGCGGACAGGGCGGCGGCGCACGGACCCTCGTCCGGACCCCGCACCCCGACCAGCTCTTCGATGCCGTGGGATCAGCGGCGTCGTCGATCACCCCGCGCGAGGACGGCGCCTTCGTGGTCGTCGGTCCCGACGCACAGCAGATCGGCACCATCGCCGCCCGTGCCGGCGCGGTGCTCCACGAACTCACCCCCATGGGTGCGAGCCTCGAGGAGGCGTACATGGCCCTCACGAAGGACGAGGTCGAGTACCAGGCGGAGGTCGCACGATGA